Proteins encoded by one window of Pseudomonas tructae:
- a CDS encoding FecR family protein, with the protein MTSQNSPEQAIREQAAEWAVLRSAGPLTPEQEQALARWLASDPRHAQALTFAQKTWADLGRLGTMDPLAPVASLPAARPLAGRRRRSRLRWTLSAAAMLVLAVVGVEQAPSLSLALRADYATAKGEVRQVSLPDGSQVDLDSQSGIELAYSDSERRVRLLAGEAVFTVAPLSGNEQRPFVVERAGGSSRALGTRFVVGPEPGGGTWVGMLEHSVAVTLQAAPSAGSAEQVLKQGQSLRYDTRHGIRLWPEQDVRRASAWQRGVLVFERESLAQVAARLNRYRAGHLLITDQALARREVSGMFRLDNLDAALAMLTDELKASRLDLPGLTLIY; encoded by the coding sequence GTGACCAGCCAGAACTCGCCAGAGCAAGCCATTCGCGAGCAGGCCGCCGAGTGGGCGGTGCTGCGCAGCGCCGGCCCCTTGACCCCCGAGCAGGAACAGGCGCTGGCGCGATGGCTGGCCAGTGATCCGCGCCATGCTCAGGCACTGACGTTTGCCCAGAAAACCTGGGCCGATCTTGGCCGCCTTGGCACCATGGACCCGCTGGCGCCTGTTGCGTCATTGCCCGCAGCCCGTCCACTGGCCGGGCGACGCCGTCGCTCACGCCTGCGCTGGACCTTGAGTGCCGCGGCAATGCTGGTGCTGGCGGTGGTCGGGGTGGAGCAGGCGCCCAGCCTTTCGCTGGCGCTGCGTGCCGACTATGCCACGGCCAAAGGCGAGGTGCGCCAGGTGTCCCTGCCCGATGGCAGTCAGGTCGATCTGGACAGTCAGAGCGGCATCGAACTGGCCTACAGCGACAGCGAACGCCGCGTGCGCTTGCTGGCCGGTGAAGCGGTATTTACCGTCGCGCCACTCTCGGGCAATGAACAACGGCCGTTCGTGGTCGAGCGGGCAGGGGGCAGCAGCCGTGCCCTGGGCACGCGTTTCGTGGTGGGCCCCGAGCCTGGTGGCGGCACCTGGGTCGGCATGCTCGAACACAGTGTTGCCGTGACCTTGCAGGCTGCCCCGTCAGCCGGCAGCGCCGAGCAGGTGCTCAAGCAAGGTCAGAGTCTGCGCTACGACACACGCCACGGTATTCGCTTGTGGCCCGAACAGGACGTACGTCGCGCCAGCGCCTGGCAGCGCGGCGTGCTGGTGTTCGAGCGAGAATCACTGGCGCAGGTGGCCGCGCGACTCAATCGCTACCGTGCCGGCCATCTGCTGATCACCGACCAGGCCCTGGCCCGGCGTGAAGTCAGCGGCATGTTCCGCCTGGATAACCTGGACGCCGCGCTGGCCATGCTGACCGATGAACTCAAGGCCAGTCGCCTCGATCTTCCGGGGCTGACCCTGATCTATTGA
- a CDS encoding TonB-dependent receptor, with translation MLGPWMLPMGIASVQAAEAASPSQRSALIHFDIPAQALDSAVLAFAEQAGVQVFFDSRKLAGLRSEGLRGEHSAEQGLGLLLRGSPVRYRFTGTDRVGLERISDDGQTMELGTTHVDSSSDADWVYQTPRSVSVITREQIDKRPPRHAADMLEETAGVYTAVNQRDPGLSVNIRGVQDYGRVNMNIDGMRQNFNVNGHQQRNGVMFVDPEFISSIEIEKGTQAGMGGAGVIGGIASFNTVQASDFLGPDKEYGGRLRAGNGIGELGNGTNFNGSALFAFGNELGDVLLGVSERHFGDYRAGTNNADNLGTQIRGKTSYPEAWKDWLHSEVGETGSVTRSQLLKLGLNLPNDQRLQLNYMETDTDSKDAWTYYDNQTRQFYYKRTGSSDFNARNASLDYSYSPDNDLVDLKAKLYFVSTRQDRWNVGNDDSSVAGNRVAAYDDRFQTDTWGLQLQNSSRFYFNDSDKVTLNYGTELFQDRFKPSTNRVPAAFETNLPYVQGATPEGKRIMASLFADAKYEHGDWLEVDAGLRYDRYRLTGETGITAWMYPRGVTEPNLRRVQTHLIFDEDQEQGRFSPTFGIAVKPGVDWMQVYTRWGRGWRPPSVTEVFMSGRPHGGGSEMLYPNPFLKAEESHNWELGVNLFKESLLQEGDRFGAKVAYFDTRIDNFSFMDVNADLPGSSVLGTSLGRSAYQNNLEQTRFRGVEYSLDYDAGRYYGQLAYTHMIGSNDFCSKQLYMGGGQRLVDAGRVMRPVRVGNRIIMLPVQVSRAEDATDLDQTVNCGHIMGNASYMPADRGSLTVGMRFLDRTLDVGARLRYSKGNGENLNDHGYRLIDQAQWPKYKVYDLYASYWMTPSLNLALSLENATDEAYFVAMGDTDNLSLARGRTLSGMLEYKF, from the coding sequence ATGTTGGGCCCCTGGATGTTGCCGATGGGGATCGCCAGCGTGCAGGCGGCCGAGGCCGCATCCCCAAGCCAGCGCTCCGCATTGATTCACTTCGACATTCCCGCCCAGGCCCTGGACAGCGCTGTACTGGCTTTTGCCGAACAGGCCGGGGTCCAGGTGTTTTTCGACAGCCGCAAGCTGGCCGGCCTGCGCAGCGAAGGCTTGCGCGGTGAGCACTCGGCAGAGCAAGGGCTTGGCCTGTTGTTGCGCGGCTCGCCCGTGCGCTATCGCTTCACTGGCACTGACCGGGTTGGCCTTGAGCGCATCAGCGACGATGGCCAGACGATGGAGCTGGGCACCACCCATGTCGATTCCAGCAGCGATGCCGATTGGGTCTACCAGACGCCCCGCTCGGTCAGCGTCATCACCCGCGAGCAGATCGACAAGCGCCCGCCACGTCATGCCGCCGACATGCTCGAAGAGACCGCCGGCGTCTATACCGCCGTCAACCAGCGAGACCCCGGCCTGTCGGTGAACATTCGCGGCGTGCAGGACTATGGCCGGGTCAACATGAACATCGACGGCATGCGCCAGAACTTCAACGTCAACGGCCACCAGCAGCGCAACGGGGTGATGTTCGTCGACCCGGAGTTCATCAGCTCCATCGAGATCGAAAAAGGCACCCAGGCGGGCATGGGCGGTGCTGGCGTTATTGGTGGTATCGCCAGTTTCAACACGGTGCAGGCCAGTGATTTTCTCGGCCCCGACAAGGAGTACGGTGGCCGGTTGCGCGCAGGCAATGGCATCGGTGAGCTGGGCAACGGTACCAACTTCAATGGCAGTGCACTGTTTGCCTTCGGCAACGAGTTGGGCGACGTCTTGCTGGGCGTCAGCGAGCGGCACTTCGGTGACTACCGCGCCGGGACCAACAACGCCGACAACCTCGGCACCCAGATCCGCGGCAAGACCAGCTATCCCGAAGCCTGGAAAGACTGGCTGCACTCCGAAGTCGGCGAGACTGGCAGCGTCACCCGTTCGCAACTGCTCAAGCTCGGCCTGAACCTGCCCAATGACCAGCGCCTGCAGCTCAACTACATGGAAACCGACACCGACAGCAAGGACGCCTGGACCTATTACGACAATCAGACCCGCCAGTTCTATTACAAACGCACCGGCAGCAGTGACTTCAACGCTCGCAATGCCTCGCTCGATTACAGCTACAGCCCGGACAACGACCTGGTCGATCTGAAGGCCAAGCTGTACTTCGTCTCGACCCGGCAGGATCGCTGGAATGTGGGTAACGATGACAGTTCGGTGGCTGGCAACCGGGTTGCAGCGTATGACGACCGCTTCCAGACCGATACCTGGGGCTTGCAATTGCAGAACAGCTCGCGTTTTTACTTCAACGATTCGGACAAGGTCACCCTCAACTACGGTACCGAACTGTTTCAGGACCGCTTCAAGCCCAGCACAAACCGTGTTCCGGCGGCTTTCGAAACCAACCTGCCCTATGTCCAGGGCGCCACGCCGGAAGGTAAGCGCATTATGGCCAGCCTCTTTGCTGACGCCAAATATGAGCATGGAGACTGGCTGGAAGTTGATGCCGGGCTGCGCTACGACCGCTACCGCCTGACAGGTGAGACAGGTATCACTGCCTGGATGTATCCGCGCGGTGTCACCGAGCCCAACCTGCGCCGGGTCCAGACGCATTTGATCTTCGATGAGGATCAGGAGCAGGGCCGCTTCTCGCCCACCTTCGGCATCGCGGTGAAACCGGGAGTCGACTGGATGCAGGTCTATACCCGCTGGGGACGTGGCTGGCGTCCGCCGTCAGTGACCGAAGTGTTCATGAGCGGCCGCCCCCATGGCGGAGGCAGCGAGATGCTCTATCCCAACCCGTTCCTCAAGGCGGAAGAGTCGCACAACTGGGAACTGGGGGTGAACCTGTTCAAGGAGTCGCTGCTGCAGGAAGGTGATCGCTTCGGCGCCAAGGTCGCCTATTTCGATACCCGAATCGATAATTTTTCATTCATGGATGTCAATGCTGACCTTCCGGGAAGCTCTGTACTTGGCACGTCCCTGGGCCGCTCGGCTTATCAGAACAACCTTGAGCAGACGCGCTTTCGAGGCGTCGAGTACAGCCTCGACTATGACGCGGGTCGTTATTACGGCCAACTTGCCTACACCCACATGATTGGCAGCAATGACTTCTGTTCGAAGCAACTCTACATGGGCGGCGGGCAGCGCCTGGTTGACGCCGGAAGGGTGATGCGCCCGGTTCGGGTTGGCAACCGCATCATTATGTTGCCAGTGCAGGTTTCGCGTGCCGAAGACGCCACCGATCTCGACCAGACCGTCAACTGCGGCCACATCATGGGCAACGCCAGCTACATGCCGGCAGACCGTGGCTCGCTGACGGTCGGTATGCGCTTTCTTGACCGCACCCTCGATGTTGGCGCCCGTCTGCGCTACAGCAAAGGCAATGGCGAGAACCTCAATGACCACGGCTATCGCCTGATCGACCAGGCGCAGTGGCCTAAATACAAGGTCTACGACCTGTACGCCAGCTACTGGATGACGCCGAGCCTGAACCTGGCGCTGTCGCTGGAGAACGCCACCGACGAAGCCTACTTCGTGGCCATGGGCGACACCGACAACCTGTCGCTGGCCCGCGGCCGGACCTTGAGCGGGATGCTCGAATACAAATTCTGA
- a CDS encoding heme acquisition protein HasA — MTLSVTYDAAFSSSSIDDYLAFWTAGFATAGHGQSNTGGFSNGRLSGDQYATHGGQGSDYAFIADSNTSNGLHYVFDRGLPAGDNLNHYLWGELDNVSLGQVLGGGGGSDFTLNNYVVNFNGLDLDSVLGAGRAGNEVQSVIYGLMQGNTSALEGVLDNLLAGYGVSTDDSFDVVSAALAGGPLSVAAADVVGVQALAEDFALAA, encoded by the coding sequence ATGACTCTTTCCGTTACTTACGATGCCGCCTTCTCCAGCTCGTCGATCGATGACTACCTGGCGTTCTGGACCGCGGGTTTCGCCACTGCAGGTCATGGACAAAGCAATACCGGCGGCTTCAGCAACGGCCGCCTGAGCGGCGATCAGTACGCAACCCACGGTGGCCAGGGCTCCGACTACGCGTTCATCGCCGACAGCAACACCAGCAATGGCCTGCACTACGTGTTCGACCGTGGCCTGCCAGCCGGTGACAACCTCAACCACTACCTGTGGGGCGAACTGGACAACGTTTCCCTGGGCCAAGTGCTGGGTGGCGGTGGCGGTAGCGACTTCACCCTGAACAACTACGTGGTCAACTTCAACGGCCTGGACCTGGACTCGGTGCTGGGCGCCGGTCGTGCCGGCAACGAAGTGCAGAGCGTGATCTACGGCCTGATGCAGGGCAACACCTCGGCGCTGGAAGGCGTGCTGGACAACCTGCTGGCCGGTTACGGCGTGTCCACCGACGACAGCTTCGACGTGGTCAGCGCTGCGCTGGCCGGCGGCCCGCTGAGCGTGGCTGCGGCCGATGTGGTGGGTGTCCAGGCCCTGGCCGAGGACTTCGCCCTGGCCGCCTGA